The Sphaerisporangium siamense genome includes the window GTGCGCGAACGCCTGGGGAAAGTTGCCCAGGTGCCGCCCGGTGAGCGGGTCGATCTCCTCGGCGTAGAGGCCGAGGGGGCTCGCGAAGGACACGAGCTTCTCGCAGAGGCGGCGGGCCCGGCACAGCTCCCCGATCTCGGTGAGCGCGGACACCAGCCAGAACGAGCAGATCGTGAAGGTGCCCTCCTCGCCCGGCATGCCGTCGTCGGTGTCCTTGGTGGAGTAGCGCAGCACGAGATCGTCCACGGTCAGCTCGCCGGCGATGGCCAGCACGGTGCTCCGGACGCGCGCGTCCTCCGGCGGCAGGAAGCCGACCAGGGGGATGAGCAGGAGGGACGCGTCCAGGGCGTCGGTGTCGTAGTGCTGGGTGAACGTCCCCCGCTCGCTGACCGCGCGGGCGCACACCTCGGCGTGGATCTCGTCGGCGACCGACTGCCAGCGCGCGGCCAGTTCGGTCTCCTCGCGCGTGCGCGCCAGGCGGGCGCCCCGGTCCAGCGCCACCCAGCACATGACCTTGGAGGAGGTGAAGTGCTTGGGTTCGCCGCGTACCTCCCAGATGCCCCGGTCGGGTTCCCGCCAGTGCTCGATGGCCGACTCGACCAGGCGCTTCAGGATGGGCCACATGCGCTGGTCCAGGCGGTCGCGGGACCGGGTGTGGATGTAGAACGACTCCAGCACCATCCCCCACACGTCGTTCTGGCGGTGCCGGTAGGCGGCGTTGCCCACACGCACCGGCCGCGCGCCGTCGTGGCCGTGAAGATGGTCGAGCACCCGTTCCTCCAGGTCGCGCTCGCCGTCCACGCCGTACACGACCTGCAGGTCCCGGTCGCGCTCGGCGACGTCGGCGGTGAACCAGAAGAAGTCGTCGGCCTCCCAGTCGAGGCCGAGCGTGTAGAGGCCCCAGAGCGCGAAGGTGGAGTCGCGGATCCAGCTGTAGCGGTAGTCCCAGTTCCGCTCGCCGCCGGGCGTCTCGGGCAGCGAGGTGGTGGGCGCGGCGACCAGGGCGCCGCTCGGGGCGAAGGTCAGGCCCTTGAGGGTCAGCGCGCTGCGCTCCAGGCATCCGCGCCAGGGATGGTCGGGGAAGCGGCCCCGGGCGAGCCAGTGCTGCCAGTGGTGCGCGGTCCACACCAGGCGGCGGTACGCCTCGTCGAAGGTGTACGGCGGCTCGTGCTCGGTCCAGGACAGCGAGCAGAACCGCGTCTGCCCCTGCTTCAGCAAAGTACGGGCCACGGCCCGCCCCTTCTCGAACCCCAGCCGCATGTCGGTGGTCAGCTTCAGCTCGATCGGCGTTCCCTCGGCGCGGGCGAGGCCCTGGTGGTAGCCGCGGTCGGTGTAGCACCAGTCGGCCGCCAGCCGGCCGTAGTCGAAGACCGGCTCGCAGTCGAGCGTGATCTGCGCCTCGCCGCTGACGCAGCGGACGGTCCGCAGCAGGACATGGTCGGCGTCGTAGTCGGTCGGCGCCCGCCGGTGGGTGCGGGACATTTCCCCGTGGTGGTGCCACGGGCCGATGAGCAGGAGGTCGCGGACGATGATCCAGCCGGTGGCCGTCCCCCAGCTCGTCTCCAGCACCATCGTGCCGGGCAGGTAGCGCCGCGCCGAGGGGACGGCGATGTCGGCGGGGCCGAGGCGGAAACCGCCCGCGCTCCGGTCGAGGATGGCCCCGAACACGCTCGGGGAGTCCAGCCGGGGCAGGCACAGCCATTCGATGTTCCCGCTCGGCGCGACCAAGGCCGTGACCTCACAGTCGGAGAGGAAGCCGTAGTCGGCGATCGGAGGGAACACCGATTCTCCACGCGACGTGTCCATCTCGAAGCACCCCCGTGCGCCGGCGGGCGGCCCGGCAGGTCTCCCCCTAGCCACCAAACCCGGCTAAATCAGCATATATACCACCAAACCACCTACTCGGATCAGTGTCGCCCCGGGTCAGAGGGGTACGGCTTAGCGGTACACGAAGGATTCGCCGCGGGCCGGGGGACGACGCCCGGCGAGGGCGCGAAGGCGGCGCCCGGTGGATCGCATCGAGAATCACTCGGCCATGTGAGGTTCACATGAGCGAAGCAGATCACCACAGCGCTCAGCGCTGGGCCGGCGTCCTCGGATGGGTCAGCGCGGGCCTGGGCGTCCTCCAGGTCGCCGCGCCCGACGCCGTCCTCCGGGTGATCGGCGTCGGGGACAGGCCCTGGGCCCGCCAGGTGGTGCGGCTGGTCGGCATCCGGGAGCTGTTCCAGGCCGCCGTCCTGCTCGGAAGCCGCAGGCCGGGCCCGCTGGTGTGGACCCGCGTGGCGGGCGACGCCATGGACCTGGCCCTGCTGGGCCGCCTGATGGCCGAGCCCGAGGACGGCGGCGGCCGGCGGCGTCTCGCCGCGAGCACCGCCGCCGTGACCGGCATCGCCTTCGCCGACATCGTCACCGCGGTGCGCGGCGGCCACGAGCCGGGCATCCCGTCGCACCACCTCACCAACCTGCGCGCGGCCACCACCGTCAACCGGCCGCGCCGGGAGGTCTACCGGTTCTGGCGCGACGTCGAGAACCTGCCGCGCTTCATGATCCACCTGGAGTCGGTGGAGCCGATCGCGGGCGGGTACTCGCACTGGAGGGCCAAGGGCCCCGCCCACAAGCGCGTCGAGTGGGACGCCGAGATCATCGAGGACCAGACCGAGCAACTGATCGCCTGGCGGTCGGTCGAGGGCGCCACCGTGCGCAACCGGGGCTCGGTGCGCTTCACCGACGCCCCCGGCGGGCACGGCACCGAGGTCCGGGTGGACATCGACTACGACCCGCCCGCGGGCAAGGTCGGCCTCGCCTTCGCCCGGCTGCTCGGCGAGCACCCCCAGCAGCAGGTGTGCGACGACCTGCGCCGGTTCAAGCAGGTCATGGAGGCCGGCGAGGTGGCCCGCTCGGAAGGCAGCCCCGAGGGCACGCGCGCCCGGCGGCAGCTCTTCCAGCGCCCCGCGCAGCCGGTGAGGTGAGGAGGGACCATGAAGGCCAACTGCTGGATGGGGCGCAACACGGTCGAGGTCCAGGAGGTCCCCGAGCCCCGGATCATCAACCCGAGGGATGCCGTCGTCCGCATCACCTCCACCGCGATCTGCGGCTCCGACCTGCACCTGTACGACGGCTTCGTCCCGACCATGAAGAAGGGCGACGTCCTCGGCCACGAGTTCATGGGCGAGGTCGTGGAGGTCGGCCCCGGGGTCACCACGCTCCGGGTGGGCGACCGGGTCGTCGTCCCGTTCCCGATCGCCTGCGGCGGGTGCCTGGCCTGCGAGAACGGGCTGTTCTCCGTGTGCGAGAACTCCAACCCCAACGCGGGCATGGCCGAGAAGCTCCTCGGCCACTCCCCGGCGGGGATCTTCGGCTACTCCCACATGCTCGGCGGGTACCCCGGAGGCCAGGCGCAGTACGCCCGCGTGCCCTTCGCCGACGTCGGGCCGATCGTGGTCGACGACGACCTGCCCGACGACAAGGTGCTGCTCCTGTCCGACATCCTCCCCACCGGCTGGATGGGCGCCGAGATGTGCGAGATCAAGCCGGGCGACGTGATCGCCGTGTGGGGCGCGGGCCCGGTGGGACAGTTCGCGGTCGCGAGCGCCCTGCTCATGGGCGCCGAGCGGGTGATCTGCATCGACCGCTTCCCATACCGGCTCCAGATCGCCGCACGCGCCGGCGCGGAGACGATCAACTACGAGCAGACCGACGTCCTGGACGCGCTGCGGGACATGACCGCGGGCCGGGGGCCTGACGCGTGCATCGACGCCGTGGGCATGGAGGCGCACTACCCCGTCCCGGTCGTCCACGCCTACGACCGGGCCAAGCAGGCGACCCGGGTCGAGACCGACCGGCCGTACGCGCTGCGGGAGGCGATCCTGGCCTGCCGCAACGGCGGCATCGTCTCGGTGATCGGCGTCTACGCGGGCCTGGTGGACAAGTTCCCGATGGGCTCGTTGATGAACCGGTCGCTGACCATGAAGACGGGCCAGTGCCACGTCCAGCGGTACATGGAGCCTCTGCTGCGAAGGATCAGGGAGGGGGCGCTCGACCCCAGCTTCGTGATCACCCACCACCTGGACCTGGAGGACGCCCCGCGCGGCTTCGAGATGTTCAAGCACAAGGAGAACGAGTGCAACAAGGTCGTCCTGCACCCCTGGTGACCGGAGACGCGCCCGCCCTGAGCGAAGGCGCGGGCGGGAGAACGGTGGAGCCGATCGCCCCTCGGTTCCACCGTCTTCCGTTCCATGTCCACCCGCCGCACAGACGACCGATTCCGCCCGGCCCGGTTCCGGCATCATCCAGGCGTTCGGCACCGGGCACTCCCGCTCGTTCACCATGGAGATCGCCGGCCGCGCGGGCGGCCTGGTGCCCGCGAACCAGATCGCGATCAAGGATCTCGTCATGCACGGCGGCGCCGGCCCCGCCGAGATCCTCGACCCCACCAGCGAACGGGACCCCTCGCTCGCGCGGCGCATCTGGTCGCTGCACGACATCCGCGCGGACGACGTCTTCCTGATCGCCTCCAACTCCGGCATCAACGGCACGATCGTCGAGATGGCCAAGCTCGCACGGGCGAACGGCAACGCCGTCGTCGCGGTCACCTCCGTGGCGCACAGCATGACCACGCCCTCCCGGCACCCGTCGGGGCGGCGCCTGCTCGACGAGGCGGACGTCGTGATCGACAACTGCGGCGTGCCCGGCGACGCGGCCTACACGCCGGCCAACGGCGCCAAGATCGTCCCGACCTCGACCATGACGAGCGTGCTCATCGCCCAGCTCATCACCGCGGAGATCTGCGCGGACCTGCTCGCGCGCGGCATCGCCCCGCCGGTCTATCTGTCCGCGAACATCCCGGCCGGCGACGACCACAACGAGCGGGTCCTGGCCAAGTACGCCGCCCGGATCCGCAAGAGCGAGCCCTGACGGGCGTTGTCACAACCGCCGCGCGCGCCGCGCTCCGTGAACGCGCGACGCGAAAACGGCTTTGTCATGCGGCCGTAATTCCGGAACCCACCCGGTGCCGGAAATGAGGCACGAGCCCCCCAGGTCACGGTGCCGGCCACCCGTGCGGCACCCGGCCGGGGAGCATGCGACCGAATTCGCGATACGGTCGGATCACCTGGTCCGTATCGTGCCGGGCGGGTGGCACGGGCGGCGCCACCGGCCGATGACCGCGATACGAATCGCATTCGGCATAACATTCGCTACACCTTCTCCCCATTCCCGTTCCAATAAATGGCGACAAAGCGGGATCTGTAACTGGTGGCTGTTGATTTCGCGAAACATCCCGTTAACGTGGATCTGCACCACCAGGTCGCGAAGGGAGTAAGAAATGCCAGTCACCCTGGAACGCTCCGAACAGATCATCGCCGCGTGGCGCAGCGGCGCGGACGTCGACGGCTGGGAGAACCCCGCCGGTCCGCTCCTCAGCGAGTACGCCGAGTCCGAGATCACCACCGCCTTCGGTGAGACGCGCAGACCCACCGCGTGCACCGGCGCCAACACCAACCCGTGCTGCTGACCGACGAAGGCCGGAGGGAACAACGAATGCCCGTGACCACCGAACGCTCCGAAGAGATCATCGCCGCGTGGCGCAGCGGCGCGGACGTCGACGGCTGGGAGAACCCGGCCGGTCCGCTCCTGAGCGCGTACGCCGAGTCGGACCTGACGACGGCCTTCGTCGAGACGCGCAGGGCCACCGCGTGCAGCGGCTCCTTCACCCACCCGTGCTGCTGACCGACGAAGGGTGAGAAGCATGGCCGGGGACTTCGACCCGTCGCTCGACCACCTGACCGCCCCGGCGCTGCACAGGCTGTCGGCCGTACTGGCTTCGGTCCCCGGCCTCACGGCGGCGGAGGCCCGTGTGATCCACCGGGGCGCGGCGGAGGCGCTGGAGGAGACCGTCCGCCGCAAGGTGAACCGGGTCCTGCTGCTGGAGCTCAACGCGGCCAGGATCAGCGGCCGGCTGCGGGGCGCGACCCCCGAGGCACGGTGGCGCGAATGGAAGGCGACGGCCGCGACCCCGGAGTTCTGGCGCTCGCTGACCCCGCACTACCCGACGATGCGGTCCCGGCTCGCCGTGATCGTCGCCAACCGGTGCGCCGCGGCCGAGGAGCTGGCCCGCAGGTTCGCCGCCGACCGCGCCGACCTCGCCGCACTGCCCGGCGCCCCGGGCGGCGAGCTGACCGAGGTCCGGTTCGGCGCCGGTGACAGCCACCGCGGCGGACGCGCGGTCGCCGTCCTGCACGGCTCCGGCGGGCGGGTGGTCTACAAGCCGCGATCCCTCGCCGTGGACCGCGAGCTGGCACGCCTGATCGCCCGCCTGGCGCCCGCGCTGCCCCACGGCGCCGTGATCCGCGTACCCGAGGTGCTCACCCGCCCGGACCACGGCTGGGCGGAGCACATCGCGCACCGCTACTGCGCCGGCGACGCCGAGCTGCGCGCCTTCTACCGCGGCATCGGGCACTGGCTCGCGCTGATGCGCCTGGTCGGCGGCAGCGACCTGCACGCGGAGAACCTCATCGCGGCCGGGCCCGCGCCGGTCGTCGTCGACTGCGAGACGCTGTTCACCCCGCACGCCGCCTCCAAGCCCTCCGGCCACGGCGCGGCCGTCGACCGCGCGTCCGAGCTGCTCATGGGGTCGGTGCTGCGCATCGGCCTGCTGCCCGGCCGCGGCGCCGCGCTCGGCTGGCGTGGCGTGGACGTCTCCGCCCTCGGCGCGCTGCCCGGCCAGCAGCCGCACGTGCGGGTGCCGGTCGTCGTCGACGCGGGCACGGACGCGGCCAGGCTGGGCGTGCGGCGCGTGGAGATGGCGGCGGCGGGCAACCACCCGAGCCCCGAACCCGTCCTCGCCCGCTACTGGGACCTGGTGCTGGACGGGTTCGCCGAGCTGTCAGGCCACCTGGACGCCCTGGACCGGCGCGGCGACCTCGGCGGCATGCTGGCCGGCTTCGCCGACCTCCCCGTCCGCGTGGTGCCGCGCGCCACCGAGGCGTACGCCGAGCTGGCCCGCATGCTCTGGCATCCCGGTTCGCTGCACGACGAGGCCACCGCGTGCCGGTCGGCGGCACGCCTGCTGGCCGAGCACGCGGACAACCAGCCGGGCACGCCGTCGGACCCCAAGGTCATAGACGCCGAGGTGACCGAGTTGCTGAACGGCGACATCCCCTTCTTCGCCACGACCCCGGCCCGCGGCCGCATGGACGGACCCGGCGGCACCGCGTGGGGAGAGGAACAGGACCTCATCGCGGACGCGCTGCGGCGCTGGCGCGAGCGCGAGTCGGCCCTGGACCGCGACGTGATCCGCGCCGCGCTCGTCAGCGCCTACCTCAACGAGGGCTGGCTGCCGCGGACCGCGCGGATGGCCACGCCCCTGATCCGGCAGGACGACCTGGACGGGCGCCGCCGCCGGCTGGCGGCGGGCATGGCGCGCCGCCTGCGGGACACGGCGGTGCGCGGCGACGACGGCACGGTGACCTGGATCGCCCCGGTGCTGACCGCCTCAGGATGGTCGGTGCAGTCGCTGACCGCCGACGTGTACGGCGGGGCGCACGGGGTCGCGATCGCGCTGGCCGCCTACGTGGCCGAGACCGCGCGGGGCGAGGCCGACGAGGTGCCGGGGCTGGACCGGCTGCTGGCCGACCTGCTCCACACGATCAGGCTGGCCGAGGACCACGACGCCGCCCTGCGGCGCTCAGGGACGCCCCGCCGTCCCGACCCGCCGGGCGGATATGTCGGCATCGGCTCGTGGATCTGGAGCTGGCTGCTGCTCGGCCGGCTCGGCGCCGTCCCGGACGACGAGGCCCTGGCCCGGGCGTGCGTGCCGGCCGAGGAGCTGCCCGCGGCGGTGGCGGCGGACGAGGTCTACGACCTGCTCGGCGGGATGGCCGGGGCCGTGGTGCCGCTGCTGCGCCTGGCCGGGCGCACCGGCGACGCGCGGTGGTCCACGCGGGCCCGCGAGATCGGCGATCGCCTCGTCGCGCTGGCCGCCGACGACGGCCGGGGGGCGCGCTGGCCCAACGCCGACAACCGGACCGGGCTCGGTGGCATGGCGCACGGCGCCACCGGGATCGGCTGGGCCCTCGCCCGGCTGGCCGACGCCGGGGTGCCCGGGGCCGCGCGGTTCGCCGCCCTGGCCGACCGGGCCTTCCTGTTCGAGGAGTCCCTGTACGACCCGGACGGGGACGGCTGGCTGGACCTGCGCGAGGCCGAGCCGCAGGTGACGGCCAGCGCGTGGTGCCACGGGGCCGGCGGCGTCGGCGTCGTCGCGGCGGACCTGCTGGCCCGGCACGCGTCCCCCCGGTGGCAGGACGTGCTGCGCCGCGCGGCGGCGTCCTGCTGGAAGCGCGGCATGGGCTGGAACCACACGCTGTGCCACGGCGATCTCGGCAACTGGGAGGTGCTGGAGCGGGCGATCGACGCCGGCCTCGGCCCCGAGCGGCTGACCCGCGAGCACCTGTACGCGTACATGATCGGCACCGTGGAGGAGCACGGCCCGGTCACCGGCCTGGCCCGCGACGCCTTCACCCCCGGCCTGCTTCCCGGCGTGTGCGGCATGCTGTACCAGCTCCTGCGCGCCCGCCCCGGCGCCCCCCTGCCCTCGGTGCTGCTCCCCGACCCCGGCGCGTAGCCGGACGGCAAGCTGCTGCTGGAGACCGACCTTCGCCTCGGCCTCACCGAAGACGGCGGCGGGGCGGTGCCGGAAAGGGCGCGGGCGTCACTCCCGGCCCGGCTCCTGGTCCGTGGCGCCGCGCACCACGGCCACCGCGCCGGTGGCGGCGTCCGTACACCGTATGAGCGGAGTCCCCAGGTCACAGGATGCTCCCCCGCCGCGCGCCCGGGTCAGGGCCGAAGGTCACCGCGGCGGCGGACCTCCGGCCGGAGCCCGGCGCTGGTAGGGCGGGCGGAATACGGGGCAGGATCCAATGATCCCCGTCCTGAGGCGACGGTTCGCGGCGGGGACCTCGTGGAGGCGTCATGAGCCAGGTCTGGTTGCTCGCGCTGCGCGGGCTGTTCGGCGGCCTGCTGGTGACGGCCTTCGCCCTGCTCGGCGAGATGGTGTCCCCGAAGAGGTTCGCCGGCATCTTCGCCGCGGGGCCCGCCGTGGCCCTGGCGGGGATGAGCATCACGGTGCTGCACGCGGGAAGCCGTCCGCTCGCCGACTCCGCGCTCGGCATGATCGTCGGGTCGGCGGCGCTGGTGGTCTACTGCGCCCTGGCCGTCCCTCTGGTGGGGCGTCTCGGCGCGGTCGCCGGCTCGGCGGCGGCGGTCGGGGTGTGGCTGGCCGTCGCGGGCCTCGGATGGTGGCTGATGCCGTGAGCGGGCGGGAGAGGATCCGGCTGCGCCCGTCCGGGGCGCGGTGCGCGCACCCGGCCGGCATGGCGCTGCGTTTCGCCTTCGGCGCGGCCATCTCGGTGGTCGCGGCCCTGGTCACCGACCGGTGGGGCCCCGTCACGGGCGGCGTGTTCCTCGCCTTTCCCGCCACCCTGGCCGCCACGCTGACCCTCATCGAGCACGAGGAGCACCGGCGCCTCCCGGTCGAGCAGGACGCCCGCGGCGCGGTGCTCGGCGCGGCGGGCATGATCGTGTTCGCCGTGTGCGTGTGGGCGCTCGCCACCCGGCTGCCCGCCGCGCTGGTCCTCGTGACCGCGACCGTGGCCTGGGCACTGGTCGCCGTCGCCCTCTACCTGCTCTTCCAGGGGCGGCGCGACGGCGGGTGACGCCCGCGGCGGGTTCAGCGGGCCGCTCCGGGGCGCAGGGCCGGGCCGGGGTGTTCGGCCGTGGCGAGCGGCAGGTGGATGGTCGCGGTGAGGCCGCCGGACGGCGCGGAGGTCAGGGTGACCTGCCCGGTGTGGGACTCCACGATGCCCCGGACGATCATCAGCCCGAGGCCGGAGCTGGACGAATAGGACCAGTCCGCGCGGCGCACGAGCTCCTCGGCGCGTTCGGGCGGGATCCCCGGCCCGTGGTCCTCCACCTGCGCGACGACCGTCGCCGCGTCCTGCCGCACCCGCAGGACGACCGGCGCCCGGCCGTGCCGCGTCGCGTTCTCCACGAGGCAGTCGAGCGCGGTCTCCAGCCGCTCCTCGTCGCCCACGACCGGGGCGGGGACGGTGTCCACGTGGATCGTGCCGTTCACCAGGGGCGCCCAGCGCCGGCCGACCCGCTGGACGAGCGTGCCGAGGTTCAGGACGCGGGCGCCCGCGCCGGGATCCTGGTGCGCCCAGGCCAGGGCGGACAGGCGGCCGGTGATCCGGGAGAGCTTGTCCAGCTCCTCCACGACGACGCCCAGGTCCGCGGCCGGGTCGGAGTCGGCGCCCTCCACCTGGAGCATCTCGGCGTACCCCCGGGCGACGGTGAGCGGGGTGCGCAGCTCGTGGGTCGCGACCCGCACGAACCTCTCCGTCATCTCGTGCGCCAGGCGCTCGCGCGCGGCGGCCAGCCGGGCCTCGGCCGCCGCGGCCGTCCGCCACCGCACGTGCCAGACCATGACGAGGAACAGCAGGCACATCAGGGGGATCTCCGCCGTCTCCTCGAAGGCGATGACCTCGGAGCTGGCGTGCCAGTACAGCGGCACCCCCGTCGCCGCGGCGACGGCCAGGCAGACCGCGAGGGTGGCGGGCATCGGCCACGGCCGCACGCCGTACACCAGCGCGAACGAGATCCAGACCAGGTGGAAGGGGATGGTCTCGGCGCCGGGGAGTATCCACATGAGCGTGGCGTTGACCGTGGCGAAGACCGCCCAGGCCGGGACCGCCCAGCGCGCCGCCCGCGTCAGGTCAGCCCGCGACAAAGCTGTAGCCCACGTTGCGGATGGTCTCGATGGAGTCGGCGCCGAGCTTGGCGCGCAGCCGCCGCACGTACACGTCCACCACGTTGCTGGCGGCGTCGAAGGCGTGCCCCCACACGTCGGTGAGCAGTTCCTCGCGCCCGCACACGTCCCCGGCGCGGCCCATGAGGTGGCTGAGCAGCACGAACTCGCGTTGCGTGAGCTGGACGCTGCGGCCGGGGAGCTCGGCGGTGCGGCGGTGCGGGTCGAGGGCGACCTGCCCGGCCCTGATGCAGCGCCGGGCCGCCGCGGGCGCGGGCTCGGCCGCCCTGATGCGTACCCGGGCCACGAGCTCGGCGAGCGCGAACGGCTTGGCGAGGTAGTCGACGGCGCCATGGGCGAAGCACTCGACCTTGGCGGCGACGTCGCCGATGGCGGACAGGACCAGGACGCGCTGGTCGGGGCGCCGGGCGAGCATCTGCCGCAGCACGTCCACGCCGCCGAGCCGTGGCAGCATCAGGTCCAGTACGACCAGCGCGAACTCCTCGGCGTCCGCGAGCAGGAGGGCCTGCTCGCCGGTTCCCACGGTCCGGACGACGTGGCCGTCGCGTTCCAGGGCGCGCGAGACGAACCTGCAGATCCTCGGCTCGTCGTCCACGACCATGATCCGGGGCATCCAAGCTCCACGAGACTCAGCGGCGCCCTTTGCCCGACAACGCCGTCCGCTCCCTACGTCTCGTGTGTACCGCCCCTGATCAAGACCGGCAAGCATCCGGCTACGCCCCATATGGACGAGGTGTCTGACCTGGGGTGAAATGAGGTCAATCTGACAGTCAGATGACGGAGTCGTCATCTCCCGTGCCCCAGAAGGCACGGCCCCGGCACGAACGGCGCGGACGGGCCCGCCGGAACGGGCTTCCCGGACATGCGAAAACGCCCGGATATCGATATCCGGGCGTTTCTCGTGGGCGTGCGGGGGACGGGGTCCACCCGGACGGGTCACACGTCCATGCACCACATCCAGCCGTGGCCGCTGACCCAACAGCGGTACCACTCGTTGGGCATGGCGTTGGCCGGGGCGCTCGTGGCGGCGAAGGCGGCGCCGGCGAGGGCGACCGTGGCGGTCAGCGTGGCGACGCGGCGGGTGATCTTGCGCATCAGATCTCCTGAGGTCTCGTGGGGCGAACACCTGAAGTCAACCAACGGCGTCTTGGACCGCTCTTGGAGATCACTGCAGCGCTCACCGCCCCTGCGGCTCCGGCCAGGTCCAGTCGCGGACCTCCGGGGCGTCCTCGCCGTGGTCGCGGGTGTGGGCGCGTGCCCGGAGGCGGGCGTCCGACATGCGCTGCCGCAGGTGGGCGGCGGTGACGCGCAGGCCGGGGACGCGGTCGACGACGTCCATGACCAGGTGGTAGCGGTCGATGTCGTTGAGCATGGCCATGTCGAAGGGGGTTGTGGTGGTGCCCTCCTCCTTGTAACCGCGCACGTGCAGGTTGGCGTGGCCGTTCCTGCGGTAGGTGAGCCGGTGGATCAGCCACGGGTAGCCGTGGAAGTTGAAGATCACCGGCTTGTTCGTGGTGAAAAGGGCGTCGAACTCGGCGTCGGGCATGCCGTGCGGGTGCTCGGTCGGCGGCTGGAGTCGCATCAGGTCCACGACGTTGATCACCCGGACCCGCAGCCACGGCAGGTGCTCGCGCAGCAGCGCGGCGGCGGCCAGGGTCTCCAGCGTGGGCACGTCCCCGGCGCAGGCCAGCACGACGTCCGGCTCCTGCCCCGCGTCGTTGCTCGCCCAGTCGATGATGCCGAGGCCGCGGGCGCAGTGCGTGACCGCCTCCTCCTCGCCGAACAGGTCGAGCACGGGCTGCTTGCCCGCCACGACCACGTTGACGTAGTCGCGGGAGCGCAGGCAGTGGTCGGCCACCGAGAGCAGCGTGTTGGCGTCCGGCGGCAGGTACACGCGCACGACGCTCGCCTTCTTGTTGACGACGACGTCGAGGAACCCGGGGTCCTGGTGACTGAAGCCGTTGTGGTCCTGACGCCAGACGTGCGAGGACAGCAGGTAGTTGAGCGAGGCGACCGGCCGCCGCCAGGGGATGCGCCGGCTCGCGTCCAGCCACTTGGCGTGCTGGTTGAACATGGCGTCGACGATGTGGATGAACGCCTCGTAGCAGGTGAACAGGCCGTGCCTGCCGGTGAGCAGGTAACCCTCCAGCCAGCCCTGGCAC containing:
- a CDS encoding glycoside hydrolase family 15 protein, which produces MFPPIADYGFLSDCEVTALVAPSGNIEWLCLPRLDSPSVFGAILDRSAGGFRLGPADIAVPSARRYLPGTMVLETSWGTATGWIIVRDLLLIGPWHHHGEMSRTHRRAPTDYDADHVLLRTVRCVSGEAQITLDCEPVFDYGRLAADWCYTDRGYHQGLARAEGTPIELKLTTDMRLGFEKGRAVARTLLKQGQTRFCSLSWTEHEPPYTFDEAYRRLVWTAHHWQHWLARGRFPDHPWRGCLERSALTLKGLTFAPSGALVAAPTTSLPETPGGERNWDYRYSWIRDSTFALWGLYTLGLDWEADDFFWFTADVAERDRDLQVVYGVDGERDLEERVLDHLHGHDGARPVRVGNAAYRHRQNDVWGMVLESFYIHTRSRDRLDQRMWPILKRLVESAIEHWREPDRGIWEVRGEPKHFTSSKVMCWVALDRGARLARTREETELAARWQSVADEIHAEVCARAVSERGTFTQHYDTDALDASLLLIPLVGFLPPEDARVRSTVLAIAGELTVDDLVLRYSTKDTDDGMPGEEGTFTICSFWLVSALTEIGELCRARRLCEKLVSFASPLGLYAEEIDPLTGRHLGNFPQAFAHLSLINAVIHLIRAEHGEPAARAGDFPGGRL
- a CDS encoding DUF6229 family protein is translated as MPVTLERSEQIIAAWRSGADVDGWENPAGPLLSEYAESEITTAFGETRRPTACTGANTNPCC
- a CDS encoding DUF6229 family protein gives rise to the protein MPVTTERSEEIIAAWRSGADVDGWENPAGPLLSAYAESDLTTAFVETRRATACSGSFTHPCC
- a CDS encoding DUF3147 family protein — encoded protein: MSQVWLLALRGLFGGLLVTAFALLGEMVSPKRFAGIFAAGPAVALAGMSITVLHAGSRPLADSALGMIVGSAALVVYCALAVPLVGRLGAVAGSAAAVGVWLAVAGLGWWLMP
- a CDS encoding zinc-dependent alcohol dehydrogenase, with translation MKANCWMGRNTVEVQEVPEPRIINPRDAVVRITSTAICGSDLHLYDGFVPTMKKGDVLGHEFMGEVVEVGPGVTTLRVGDRVVVPFPIACGGCLACENGLFSVCENSNPNAGMAEKLLGHSPAGIFGYSHMLGGYPGGQAQYARVPFADVGPIVVDDDLPDDKVLLLSDILPTGWMGAEMCEIKPGDVIAVWGAGPVGQFAVASALLMGAERVICIDRFPYRLQIAARAGAETINYEQTDVLDALRDMTAGRGPDACIDAVGMEAHYPVPVVHAYDRAKQATRVETDRPYALREAILACRNGGIVSVIGVYAGLVDKFPMGSLMNRSLTMKTGQCHVQRYMEPLLRRIREGALDPSFVITHHLDLEDAPRGFEMFKHKENECNKVVLHPW
- a CDS encoding type 2 lanthipeptide synthetase LanM family protein; translation: MAGDFDPSLDHLTAPALHRLSAVLASVPGLTAAEARVIHRGAAEALEETVRRKVNRVLLLELNAARISGRLRGATPEARWREWKATAATPEFWRSLTPHYPTMRSRLAVIVANRCAAAEELARRFAADRADLAALPGAPGGELTEVRFGAGDSHRGGRAVAVLHGSGGRVVYKPRSLAVDRELARLIARLAPALPHGAVIRVPEVLTRPDHGWAEHIAHRYCAGDAELRAFYRGIGHWLALMRLVGGSDLHAENLIAAGPAPVVVDCETLFTPHAASKPSGHGAAVDRASELLMGSVLRIGLLPGRGAALGWRGVDVSALGALPGQQPHVRVPVVVDAGTDAARLGVRRVEMAAAGNHPSPEPVLARYWDLVLDGFAELSGHLDALDRRGDLGGMLAGFADLPVRVVPRATEAYAELARMLWHPGSLHDEATACRSAARLLAEHADNQPGTPSDPKVIDAEVTELLNGDIPFFATTPARGRMDGPGGTAWGEEQDLIADALRRWRERESALDRDVIRAALVSAYLNEGWLPRTARMATPLIRQDDLDGRRRRLAAGMARRLRDTAVRGDDGTVTWIAPVLTASGWSVQSLTADVYGGAHGVAIALAAYVAETARGEADEVPGLDRLLADLLHTIRLAEDHDAALRRSGTPRRPDPPGGYVGIGSWIWSWLLLGRLGAVPDDEALARACVPAEELPAAVAADEVYDLLGGMAGAVVPLLRLAGRTGDARWSTRAREIGDRLVALAADDGRGARWPNADNRTGLGGMAHGATGIGWALARLADAGVPGAARFAALADRAFLFEESLYDPDGDGWLDLREAEPQVTASAWCHGAGGVGVVAADLLARHASPRWQDVLRRAAASCWKRGMGWNHTLCHGDLGNWEVLERAIDAGLGPERLTREHLYAYMIGTVEEHGPVTGLARDAFTPGLLPGVCGMLYQLLRARPGAPLPSVLLPDPGA
- a CDS encoding SRPBCC family protein: MSEADHHSAQRWAGVLGWVSAGLGVLQVAAPDAVLRVIGVGDRPWARQVVRLVGIRELFQAAVLLGSRRPGPLVWTRVAGDAMDLALLGRLMAEPEDGGGRRRLAASTAAVTGIAFADIVTAVRGGHEPGIPSHHLTNLRAATTVNRPRREVYRFWRDVENLPRFMIHLESVEPIAGGYSHWRAKGPAHKRVEWDAEIIEDQTEQLIAWRSVEGATVRNRGSVRFTDAPGGHGTEVRVDIDYDPPAGKVGLAFARLLGEHPQQQVCDDLRRFKQVMEAGEVARSEGSPEGTRARRQLFQRPAQPVR
- a CDS encoding DUF3147 family protein — translated: MSGRERIRLRPSGARCAHPAGMALRFAFGAAISVVAALVTDRWGPVTGGVFLAFPATLAATLTLIEHEEHRRLPVEQDARGAVLGAAGMIVFAVCVWALATRLPAALVLVTATVAWALVAVALYLLFQGRRDGG